The Parvibaculaceae bacterium PLY_AMNH_Bact1 genome window below encodes:
- a CDS encoding nitroreductase family protein (Derived by automated computational analysis using gene prediction method: Protein Homology.), which produces MASRRRFLKIMGSTAIIAAAGAGGFAVTRTPTDALAPWKRAGGPDYAEPRMRTLSYAVLAPNPHNRQPWQVDLSEPDVAMLYCDLDRLLPETDPFERQIVIGLGCFLELARMAAAEDGRTLTVEPFPDGAPDQNLDTRPIARMRFGAPGSATPDPLFAQVLMRRSLKEPYDTSREVSESSLSAIASVVPGSVKVEFTADPAQREDLRALTWAAHKLEITTHRTNMESVDLMRIGKAEINANPDGIDIGGSAFLDAAALAGIISREELADPSSEGFKIGLDMYEEMMFTAMAHLWLTTKGNTRIDQLNAGAAWIRANMKATELGIGIHPLSQSLQEYVEMEPLYEEVHTKLAAPGHRIQMLGRLGYGPTIPGGPRWPIETRVL; this is translated from the coding sequence ATGGCCAGCCGTCGCCGTTTTTTGAAAATCATGGGCTCGACCGCCATCATCGCCGCTGCAGGCGCTGGCGGATTTGCCGTTACCAGAACACCAACTGACGCCCTTGCGCCCTGGAAGCGTGCTGGTGGGCCTGACTACGCTGAGCCACGCATGCGCACTCTCTCCTATGCTGTGCTCGCCCCCAACCCGCACAACCGGCAGCCCTGGCAGGTGGACCTGTCCGAGCCTGATGTCGCCATGCTTTATTGCGATCTCGATAGGTTGCTACCGGAAACCGATCCGTTTGAACGACAGATCGTCATTGGCCTTGGGTGCTTTCTGGAGCTTGCCCGCATGGCGGCAGCTGAAGATGGTCGCACCCTGACAGTAGAGCCATTCCCCGACGGTGCGCCGGATCAAAACCTCGATACACGCCCCATTGCGCGCATGCGGTTTGGCGCACCGGGATCTGCCACACCTGACCCGCTCTTTGCGCAGGTGTTGATGAGACGCTCGCTCAAAGAACCCTACGACACCAGTCGGGAGGTTTCTGAAAGCAGCCTGTCGGCTATCGCTTCTGTGGTGCCCGGCAGCGTCAAAGTTGAATTCACAGCCGACCCCGCGCAGCGCGAAGATTTGCGCGCACTCACCTGGGCCGCACACAAACTCGAGATCACAACGCATCGCACCAACATGGAAAGTGTCGACCTGATGCGGATCGGCAAAGCAGAGATCAACGCAAACCCTGATGGGATTGATATTGGCGGTTCCGCTTTTCTCGATGCTGCTGCCCTTGCCGGAATCATATCGCGCGAAGAACTGGCTGATCCCTCGTCAGAAGGGTTCAAAATCGGTCTCGACATGTATGAGGAGATGATGTTCACCGCGATGGCACATCTATGGCTCACAACAAAGGGCAATACGCGGATTGATCAGCTCAATGCCGGTGCGGCCTGGATCAGGGCAAATATGAAAGCGACTGAGCTCGGTATTGGCATTCATCCGCTTTCCCAATCATTGCAGGAATATGTGGAGATGGAGCCGCTTTACGAAGAGGTGCACACAAAACTTGCAGCACCCGGACACAGGATACAAATGCTCGGACGTTTGGGGTACGGTCCAACCATCCCCGGCGGACCCCGCTGGCCTATCGAGACAAGGGTTTTATAA
- a CDS encoding SDR family NAD(P)-dependent oxidoreductase (Derived by automated computational analysis using gene prediction method: Protein Homology.), whose protein sequence is MSEPSNHKKTLILTGASRGIGHATVKRFSSAGWRVITCSRHPFPEDCPWEAGPEDHIQVDLSDPVNTAAAVAEMRLRLRDQGSHLNALVNNAAISPKGEDGSRLGVFETDMEAWRWVFEVNFFAPVSLARGLVNELQAAKGSVVNVTSIAGTRVHPFAGSAYGTSKSALAGLTREMASDFGRKGIRVNAIAPGEIDTAILSPGTDKIVAEIPMQRLGTPEEVARTIYFLCTDQSSYVNGAEIHINGGQHV, encoded by the coding sequence ATGAGTGAGCCATCAAACCATAAAAAGACCCTCATCCTGACCGGGGCAAGCCGCGGTATCGGCCACGCGACCGTGAAGCGTTTTTCAAGCGCGGGATGGCGGGTGATCACCTGTTCCAGACATCCTTTTCCAGAGGACTGTCCGTGGGAAGCGGGACCAGAAGACCACATTCAAGTCGACCTTTCTGATCCGGTAAACACGGCTGCGGCGGTGGCCGAGATGCGTCTTCGTCTCCGGGATCAGGGCAGTCATTTGAATGCGCTGGTGAACAACGCGGCGATCTCTCCAAAAGGGGAGGATGGCAGTCGTTTAGGCGTTTTCGAAACGGATATGGAAGCATGGCGCTGGGTATTTGAAGTGAACTTTTTCGCACCGGTGAGCCTTGCTAGGGGACTGGTGAACGAACTGCAAGCAGCAAAAGGCTCGGTTGTGAATGTAACATCCATTGCTGGAACCCGCGTGCACCCCTTTGCTGGATCCGCCTACGGAACATCCAAGTCAGCACTTGCGGGATTGACGCGCGAAATGGCATCTGACTTTGGTCGGAAGGGTATTCGTGTGAACGCGATTGCGCCTGGAGAGATAGACACAGCGATTTTATCTCCTGGGACCGACAAGATCGTCGCGGAAATTCCCATGCAGCGCCTGGGCACGCCAGAAGAGGTGGCGCGCACCATCTATTTCCTCTGCACAGACCAATCTTCTTATGTGAATGGTGCAGAAATTCACATCAATGGCGGCCAGCACGTCTAA
- a CDS encoding LysR substrate-binding domain-containing protein (Derived by automated computational analysis using gene prediction method: Protein Homology.), whose amino-acid sequence MFNLRQLRYFVSVAEHEHVGQAATQLNISQSPLSRQMIELEARLGVSLFHRSKKRLKLSAAGREFLAEAKLLLANADRLERRVDAIAEGRAGSLIIGYVDGAIHAQLISTALRSHDERIRSINLKLLPMRSQQQFERLAAGEIDIALTYATPFHWEDIVSTKIHSEAFVLAGPAGSGLGKKVQARQLNGKKFVWLPENDFPDARVAFLQDCRQAGFEPDISLEATSPLAALDLVSAGLGFAVVQESLTRLSMKDVSFHSLPIGFPQNVEIYLSHRPAPASHEQVFLNAIRGEPPI is encoded by the coding sequence ATGTTTAATCTGCGACAATTGCGCTATTTCGTGTCCGTTGCCGAACACGAACATGTCGGGCAGGCGGCAACACAGCTGAACATCAGCCAATCACCCCTTAGCCGCCAGATGATTGAGCTTGAGGCCAGGCTTGGTGTGAGTTTATTCCACCGCTCAAAAAAGAGGTTGAAGCTCTCAGCCGCAGGTCGAGAATTCCTTGCTGAGGCTAAGTTATTGTTAGCGAATGCTGATCGGCTAGAGCGGCGGGTAGATGCCATTGCGGAAGGGCGGGCCGGGTCGCTGATAATTGGATATGTCGATGGCGCCATTCACGCGCAGCTGATTTCAACTGCACTCCGGTCTCACGACGAACGTATTCGTTCAATCAATCTCAAACTTCTTCCAATGCGCTCGCAACAGCAGTTTGAGAGATTGGCGGCAGGTGAAATCGACATCGCGCTGACATATGCCACCCCTTTTCACTGGGAAGACATTGTCAGCACAAAGATACACTCTGAAGCTTTTGTCCTCGCGGGACCGGCAGGGTCCGGTCTGGGCAAGAAGGTTCAAGCCCGCCAGTTAAACGGGAAAAAATTTGTATGGCTGCCAGAGAACGATTTCCCCGATGCACGGGTAGCTTTTTTACAAGACTGCCGTCAGGCAGGGTTCGAACCTGACATCAGCCTGGAAGCGACAAGCCCATTGGCAGCGCTTGATTTAGTCAGTGCGGGACTTGGGTTTGCGGTCGTACAAGAAAGTTTGACAAGGCTATCTATGAAGGATGTGAGCTTTCATTCGCTGCCGATAGGTTTTCCGCAGAATGTCGAAATCTATCTGTCTCATCGACCCGCCCCTGCCTCACACGAACAAGTTTTTTTGAATGCAATTCGTGGCGAACCGCCTATTTGA
- a CDS encoding MarR family transcriptional regulator (Derived by automated computational analysis using gene prediction method: Protein Homology. GO_function: GO:0003700 - DNA-binding transcription factor activity [Evidence IEA]; GO_process: GO:0006355 - regulation of DNA-templated transcription [Evidence IEA]), whose product MTDEPESESQNDNRSTLYAFFNEVGIINQLFSTAFRRALPEGMTSAQFTVLNHFARLGGERTPAQLAASFQVTKGAITNTLQKLEEKGYVAIATDPKDRRSKIVTVTDKGLSKRDETLAATTPALAQMVEDLDVSEIKAALPFLQQVRVHLDKARDEIDFADL is encoded by the coding sequence GTGACAGACGAACCTGAGAGTGAGAGCCAAAACGACAATCGCTCCACTCTCTACGCCTTCTTCAACGAAGTAGGCATCATCAACCAGCTCTTCTCCACAGCCTTTCGACGTGCCCTCCCGGAAGGAATGACCAGTGCGCAATTCACTGTGCTCAACCATTTTGCCCGGCTGGGCGGAGAACGGACCCCTGCCCAACTCGCTGCGTCGTTTCAGGTGACCAAAGGGGCGATTACAAACACACTGCAAAAGCTTGAGGAAAAGGGATATGTGGCGATCGCTACAGACCCCAAGGATCGACGCAGCAAGATCGTGACCGTGACGGACAAGGGACTCTCAAAGCGTGACGAGACGCTGGCCGCTACTACTCCAGCGCTCGCGCAGATGGTTGAGGACCTTGATGTGTCGGAAATCAAAGCCGCCCTGCCATTTTTGCAGCAGGTCCGCGTCCATCTAGACAAGGCGCGAGACGAGATCGACTTCGCTGATCTCTAG
- a CDS encoding acyl-CoA dehydrogenase family protein (Derived by automated computational analysis using gene prediction method: Protein Homology. GO_function: GO:0016627 - oxidoreductase activity, acting on the CH-CH group of donors [Evidence IEA]; GO_function: GO:0050660 - flavin adenine dinucleotide binding [Evidence IEA]), giving the protein MDLSFSAADEKFRLDVREFFAKEYPTDILAKVQNGQQLNKADYQRSEAALNDKGWVAVNWPQEYGGTGWTATQKFIFDDELERAGAPNVIPMGLLYVAPVIYTFGSEEQKKRWLPDILASRTFWGQGYSEPESGSDLASLQCKAERDGDEYIVNGTKIWTSQGHYADWFFCLVRTDNSGKKQEGISFLCMDANTPGITVYPIITIDGSHYLNRIEFDNVRVPAENLIGEEGMGWTYSKYLLSNERTSYAHIAGKRADIARLKEIAGSIQSGNRSLMDDPAFASKLAEVEIDLTALEFTALRALSSVAAGDAPGEESSALKILATENAQAITELFLEASGANAVPFFQDRSDADWNDGSGIPAFAAPSTASYFFNRAQTIYGGATEVQKNIISKQVLGLS; this is encoded by the coding sequence ATGGATCTCAGTTTCAGCGCCGCAGACGAAAAATTCCGGCTCGACGTCAGGGAGTTTTTCGCTAAGGAATATCCGACAGATATTCTCGCCAAAGTGCAAAACGGACAGCAGCTCAACAAAGCTGACTATCAACGCTCCGAAGCTGCCCTCAATGACAAGGGCTGGGTCGCCGTCAATTGGCCGCAAGAATATGGCGGCACAGGATGGACAGCGACGCAGAAGTTCATTTTTGATGATGAGCTGGAAAGAGCGGGCGCCCCAAACGTCATCCCTATGGGTCTGCTCTATGTCGCGCCCGTCATCTATACGTTCGGCTCGGAAGAACAGAAGAAACGCTGGCTTCCCGACATCCTGGCCAGTCGAACCTTCTGGGGCCAGGGCTATTCCGAACCTGAATCCGGCTCCGACCTGGCTTCTCTACAGTGCAAAGCCGAGCGCGATGGTGACGAGTACATCGTCAACGGCACCAAGATCTGGACGAGCCAGGGCCACTATGCGGACTGGTTCTTCTGCCTTGTGCGCACGGACAATAGCGGCAAGAAACAGGAAGGCATTTCCTTCCTGTGCATGGACGCAAACACGCCAGGCATCACGGTCTATCCGATCATCACCATTGATGGCAGCCATTACCTGAACCGTATCGAGTTCGACAATGTGCGTGTGCCTGCTGAAAATCTGATCGGTGAAGAAGGCATGGGCTGGACCTATTCCAAATATCTTCTGTCCAACGAACGTACGTCCTATGCCCACATTGCGGGCAAGCGCGCTGACATTGCACGGCTCAAAGAAATTGCGGGATCCATCCAATCGGGCAACCGGTCTTTGATGGATGATCCGGCTTTCGCTTCCAAGCTCGCCGAAGTTGAGATTGATCTGACGGCTTTGGAGTTCACAGCGCTGCGTGCACTCTCCTCCGTCGCCGCGGGCGATGCGCCGGGTGAAGAAAGCTCGGCGCTGAAAATCCTCGCGACTGAAAACGCACAGGCGATCACGGAGCTTTTCCTAGAGGCGAGTGGTGCCAATGCTGTTCCCTTTTTCCAGGATCGCAGTGATGCCGACTGGAACGATGGCAGTGGCATCCCAGCGTTTGCCGCACCTTCTACGGCTTCCTATTTCTTCAATCGGGCCCAAACCATCTATGGTGGTGCCACAGAAGTGCAGAAAAATATCATTTCAAAACAAGTACTTGGCCTGAGCTGA
- a CDS encoding AAA family ATPase (Derived by automated computational analysis using gene prediction method: Protein Homology.): MAAIDAAAVERFLATSAAYGLPEDKPVERIDTHISVIFLAGQHAYKLKKRVDLVYLDFTTLDARREACQNELRLNRRTAPSLYLDIVPVADTGDGLLLGEGADGTIVDWVVKMARFDQSDLLSQMADRGELTVTIIEKLARQLVQFHERADISQTDGGPGRFAEILESNRKNYEPFIGQIYPPRLIEGLGSHYADILKALSSLIEKRRASGWVRHCHGDLHLNNVVCLNGDPVPFDCIEFNDQFARIDTLYDFAFLLMDLAFKAMSDQRLAAHTNAALNAYLQAHSPEDLSETLKGLRALPFFMSVRASVRSHVSARMSANKMPGHEALEELALAYAEFAVDLLQGRKARLYAIGGLSGTGKTTIAKRLAPELGGAVGAVHLRTDIIRKRLAGIADTDRLSSDAYSQAASDQVYAEMARLAGIALDAGQTVICDAVFAKPAERALIENVAINRSIPFEGIWLEAPAKLLESRVEQRSDAGTDASDADVRVVRHQLSYVLGDLSWPVIEAVGGPEMVLSSVRTALSPTPSPSEI, from the coding sequence ATGGCCGCAATCGATGCTGCCGCAGTCGAGAGATTTTTGGCGACCAGCGCAGCCTACGGTCTTCCTGAAGATAAGCCAGTCGAGCGTATAGATACCCATATCTCGGTCATCTTCTTGGCTGGGCAGCATGCATACAAATTGAAGAAGCGCGTGGATCTCGTCTATCTCGATTTCACAACGCTCGATGCCCGCCGTGAAGCCTGTCAAAATGAACTGAGGCTTAATCGGCGCACCGCGCCTTCTCTTTATCTTGATATTGTTCCTGTCGCTGACACGGGCGACGGACTATTGCTCGGGGAGGGTGCGGACGGAACGATTGTTGATTGGGTGGTGAAGATGGCCCGCTTCGATCAATCCGACCTTCTCTCGCAGATGGCCGATCGCGGCGAACTGACTGTCACGATCATTGAGAAACTGGCACGGCAGTTGGTACAGTTTCATGAGAGGGCTGACATAAGTCAGACGGACGGCGGGCCGGGGCGCTTTGCGGAAATTCTTGAGAGCAACCGCAAGAACTACGAACCTTTCATTGGCCAGATTTACCCACCGAGACTTATCGAGGGGCTGGGCAGTCACTACGCGGACATCCTCAAGGCATTGTCCAGTCTTATTGAAAAACGCCGCGCCTCTGGCTGGGTGCGCCACTGCCATGGAGACCTCCATCTAAACAATGTTGTGTGCCTCAACGGTGATCCGGTGCCGTTTGATTGCATCGAGTTTAACGATCAGTTTGCGCGTATTGATACGCTTTACGATTTTGCTTTTCTGCTCATGGACCTGGCGTTCAAGGCAATGTCTGACCAGCGGCTCGCTGCTCACACAAATGCGGCGCTCAACGCTTACCTGCAGGCACACTCTCCAGAAGATCTTTCGGAAACCCTGAAGGGTCTGCGAGCACTGCCTTTTTTCATGAGCGTGCGGGCAAGTGTGAGGTCCCATGTCAGCGCTCGAATGTCGGCGAACAAAATGCCCGGTCACGAGGCTCTTGAAGAGCTCGCTCTGGCCTATGCTGAGTTTGCAGTGGATTTATTGCAGGGGCGGAAGGCGAGGCTCTATGCGATCGGTGGTTTGTCGGGGACGGGCAAGACCACCATTGCCAAACGGCTTGCGCCTGAACTTGGGGGTGCGGTTGGCGCGGTTCATCTTAGGACAGACATCATCCGAAAGAGACTTGCCGGTATCGCCGATACTGATCGTCTGTCATCTGATGCCTACTCGCAGGCAGCAAGCGACCAAGTATATGCTGAGATGGCGCGCCTGGCAGGCATCGCTCTCGACGCAGGTCAAACGGTGATCTGCGATGCCGTCTTCGCAAAGCCCGCAGAACGGGCGTTGATAGAGAACGTGGCCATAAACCGTTCAATTCCCTTTGAGGGGATCTGGCTCGAGGCGCCTGCAAAACTGTTGGAATCCCGCGTTGAACAGAGATCTGATGCGGGAACAGACGCCTCGGACGCAGATGTGCGTGTCGTAAGGCACCAGCTTTCATATGTGCTCGGTGATCTCAGTTGGCCCGTGATTGAGGCGGTTGGAGGGCCTGAGATGGTCCTATCCAGCGTTCGCACGGCATTAAGCCCAACGCCCTCACCCTCTGAGATTTAA